Proteins encoded within one genomic window of Bradyrhizobium sp. CB1717:
- a CDS encoding CinA family protein — protein sequence MGGSDARALSRSLLDLCRMRKLTIATAESCTGGLVAGALTDIPGSSDVIDRGFVTYSNDAKRAMLGVEAGTLTNFGAVSKETATAMAIGALERADVDLAVAITGIAGPGGATPGKPVGLVHFAAAARDGRIIHREHRFGAIGRSAVRARSVVEALRMLMDLARGPQVAAKPQRTAASRLRPRVTRSPRRHAVKRRPPRSPRG from the coding sequence ATGGGCGGCAGCGACGCACGCGCCCTCTCCCGCTCGCTGCTGGATTTGTGCCGGATGCGCAAGCTGACGATCGCGACCGCGGAGTCCTGCACCGGCGGCCTGGTTGCCGGCGCACTGACCGACATCCCCGGCTCGTCCGACGTCATCGACCGCGGCTTCGTCACCTATTCCAATGACGCCAAGCGCGCGATGCTTGGCGTCGAAGCCGGCACGCTGACGAATTTCGGCGCGGTGAGCAAGGAGACCGCAACCGCGATGGCTATCGGCGCGCTCGAGCGTGCGGATGTCGATCTCGCCGTCGCCATCACCGGCATCGCCGGCCCCGGTGGCGCCACGCCGGGCAAGCCGGTCGGCCTCGTGCACTTTGCCGCTGCCGCGCGCGACGGCCGCATCATCCACCGCGAGCACCGTTTTGGCGCGATCGGCCGCAGTGCGGTGCGCGCGCGCTCGGTGGTCGAGGCGCTGCGCATGCTGATGGATCTCGCCCGCGGCCCGCAAGTCGCGGCCAAGCCGCAACGCACCGCCGCCAGCCGCCTGCGCCCGCGCGTCACCCGCTCGCCGCGCCGGCATGCGGTGAAGCGCCGGCCGCCACGCTCGCCAAGGGGCTGA